From the Helicobacter pylori genome, one window contains:
- a CDS encoding UDP-N-acetylmuramoyl-L-alanyl-D-glutamate--2,6-diaminopimelate ligase, whose product MKLKKTLTYQNHAYSFLSDNTHEVLENPKEILFVKTPLNEKYSPLIAEKNLAILDFNELKNYFDFKIKIVGITGTNGKTTTASLMYSLLLDLNKKTALLGTRGFFINDERIKEKGLTTPTLLELYSDLEEAIRLGCEYFIMEVSSHAIVQKRIAGLDFALKILTNITSDHLDFHQNIENYRDAKNSFFKDEGLKVINRDETNALFNPINARTYALDKKAHLNVQAFSLNPSISASLCYQQDLRDPNVKETALIHSPLLGRYNLYNILAGVLGVKLLTQLPLETITPLLENFYGVKGRLEIVHPKPLVVVDFAHTTDGMQQVFESFKNQKITALFGAGGDRDKTKRPKMGAIASCYAHQIILTSDNPRSENEEDIIKDILKGIGDSSKVIVEKDRKKAILNALENLKDDEVLLILGKGDENTQIFKDKTIFFSDQEVVKDYYLNLKQG is encoded by the coding sequence ATGAAGCTCAAAAAAACCCTAACTTATCAAAACCACGCCTATTCTTTTTTAAGCGATAACACGCATGAAGTTTTAGAAAACCCCAAAGAAATCCTTTTTGTCAAAACGCCTTTAAACGAAAAATACTCTCCTTTAATTGCAGAAAAAAACCTGGCTATTTTGGATTTTAACGAGCTTAAAAACTACTTTGATTTTAAGATTAAGATTGTAGGGATTACAGGCACTAATGGTAAAACGACCACAGCGAGCTTGATGTATTCCTTGCTCTTAGATTTGAATAAAAAGACCGCTCTTTTAGGCACAAGAGGGTTTTTTATCAACGATGAACGCATCAAAGAAAAGGGCTTGACTACGCCTACTCTTTTAGAGCTTTATAGCGATTTAGAAGAAGCGATTCGTTTAGGGTGCGAATACTTTATCATGGAGGTGAGCTCCCATGCGATCGTCCAAAAACGCATCGCTGGGCTTGATTTCGCTCTTAAAATTCTCACCAATATCACAAGCGATCATTTAGATTTCCATCAAAATATAGAAAATTACAGGGACGCTAAAAACAGCTTTTTTAAAGATGAAGGCTTGAAAGTGATTAACAGAGATGAAACAAACGCCCTTTTTAACCCCATTAACGCGCGCACTTACGCGCTGGATAAAAAAGCGCATTTGAACGTTCAAGCCTTTTCGCTCAACCCCTCCATTAGCGCGTCTTTATGCTACCAACAAGATTTAAGGGATCCTAATGTTAAAGAAACCGCCCTGATCCATTCCCCCCTTTTAGGGCGTTACAACCTTTATAATATTTTAGCGGGCGTTTTGGGGGTTAAATTACTCACTCAATTGCCTTTAGAAACGATCACGCCGTTATTAGAAAACTTTTATGGGGTGAAAGGGCGTTTGGAAATTGTGCATCCTAAACCTTTAGTGGTCGTGGATTTTGCCCACACAACAGACGGCATGCAACAAGTTTTTGAAAGCTTTAAAAATCAAAAAATCACCGCTCTTTTTGGAGCAGGGGGCGATAGGGATAAAACCAAGCGCCCTAAAATGGGAGCGATAGCGAGTTGTTACGCGCATCAAATCATCTTAACTTCAGACAACCCTAGAAGCGAAAACGAAGAAGACATCATTAAGGATATTTTAAAAGGCATCGGCGATTCTTCTAAAGTCATTGTAGAAAAAGACCGAAAAAAAGCCATTTTAAACGCTTTAGAAAATTTAAAAGACGATGAGGTGTTGTTGATTTTAGGCAAGGGCGATGAAAACACTCAAATCTTTAAAGACAAAACGATTTTTTTTAGCGACCAGGAAGTCGTTAAAGATTATTATCTCAATTTAAAACAAGGATAA
- a CDS encoding 50S ribosomal protein L25/general stress protein Ctc, protein MLEGVIRESITKANAKALKKDGYLIANVYGKGIENVNCAFKLNPFIKYLKEKKHLIFPVKLGDKTFEVVVQEYQKNPVTNELIHVDLLAVTKGVKSKFKVPVKHQGTPVGLKNKGILMLSKKRISVECAPEHLPDHYLVDVAPLDVNESILVRDLEKHDNVKILDHDSIAVIGVIKAK, encoded by the coding sequence ATGTTAGAAGGCGTTATTAGAGAGAGTATTACTAAAGCTAACGCTAAAGCTTTAAAAAAAGATGGCTATCTAATCGCAAACGTTTATGGAAAGGGTATTGAAAACGTGAATTGCGCGTTCAAATTAAACCCTTTCATTAAATACCTTAAGGAAAAAAAGCATTTGATTTTCCCGGTGAAATTAGGGGATAAGACTTTTGAAGTCGTGGTTCAAGAATACCAAAAAAACCCCGTTACTAACGAACTTATCCATGTGGATTTACTCGCTGTTACTAAGGGCGTGAAGTCCAAGTTTAAAGTCCCCGTCAAACACCAAGGCACTCCAGTGGGCTTGAAAAATAAAGGGATTTTGATGCTCTCTAAAAAGCGTATCAGCGTGGAATGCGCTCCAGAGCATCTGCCCGATCACTACTTAGTGGATGTAGCCCCTTTAGACGTGAATGAGTCTATTTTGGTGCGCGATTTAGAAAAACACGACAATGTGAAGATCTTAGATCATGATTCTATCGCTGTGATCGGTGTGATTAAAGCGAAGTGA
- a CDS encoding HlyD family secretion protein, which produces MSNSMLDKNKAILTGGGALLLGLIVLFYLAYRPKAEVLQGFLEAREYSVSSKVPGRIEKVFVKKGDHIKKGDLVFSISSPELEAKLAQAEAGHKAAKALSDEVKRGSRDETINSARDIWQAAKSQANLAKETYKRVQDLYDNGVASLQKRDEAYAAYESTKYNESAAYQKYKMALGGASSESKIAAKAKESAALGQVNEVESYLKDVKALAPIDGEVSNVLLSGGELSPKGFPVVLMIDLKDSWLKISVPEKYLNEFKVGKEFEGYIPALKRSAKFRVKYLSVMGDFATWKATNNSNTYDMKSYEVEAIPLEELENFRVGMSVLVTIKP; this is translated from the coding sequence ATGTCAAACAGCATGTTGGATAAAAATAAAGCGATTCTTACAGGGGGTGGGGCTTTATTATTAGGGCTAATCGTGCTTTTTTATTTGGCTTATCGCCCTAAGGCTGAAGTGTTGCAAGGGTTTTTAGAGGCTAGGGAATACAGCGTGAGCTCTAAAGTCCCTGGTCGCATTGAAAAGGTGTTTGTTAAAAAAGGCGATCACATTAAAAAGGGCGATTTGGTTTTTAGCATTTCTAGCCCTGAATTAGAAGCCAAGCTCGCTCAAGCTGAAGCCGGGCATAAAGCCGCTAAAGCACTTAGCGATGAAGTGAAAAGAGGCTCAAGAGATGAAACGATCAATTCTGCGAGGGACATTTGGCAAGCGGCAAAATCCCAAGCGAATTTGGCTAAAGAGACTTATAAGCGCGTTCAAGATTTGTATGACAATGGCGTGGCGAGTTTGCAAAAGCGCGATGAAGCCTATGCGGCTTATGAAAGCACCAAATACAACGAGAGTGCGGCTTACCAAAAGTATAAAATGGCTTTAGGGGGAGCGAGCTCTGAAAGTAAGATTGCCGCTAAGGCTAAAGAGAGCGCGGCTTTAGGGCAAGTGAATGAAGTGGAGTCCTATTTAAAAGATGTTAAAGCCCTAGCCCCTATTGATGGGGAAGTGAGTAACGTGCTTTTAAGCGGTGGCGAGCTTAGCCCTAAGGGCTTTCCTGTGGTGCTCATGATAGATTTAAAGGATAGTTGGTTAAAAATCAGCGTGCCTGAAAAGTATTTGAACGAGTTTAAAGTGGGTAAGGAATTTGAAGGGTATATCCCAGCGTTGAAAAGAAGCGCGAAATTCAGGGTCAAATATTTGAGCGTGATGGGGGATTTTGCGACCTGGAAAGCGACGAATAATTCCAACACTTACGACATGAAAAGCTATGAAGTGGAGGCCATACCCTTAGAAGAGTTGGAAAACTTTAGGGTGGGGATGAGCGTGTTGGTTACCATTAAACCTTAA
- the tal gene encoding transaldolase, translated as MQEFSLWCDFIERDFLENDFLKLINKGAICGATSNPSLFCEAITKSAFYQDEIAKLKGQKAKEIYETLALKDIVQASSALMPLYEKDPNNGYISLEIDPFLEDDAIKSIDEAKRLFKALNRPNVMIKVPASESGLEVISALTKASIPINVTLVFSPKIASEIAQILAKEAQKRAVISVFVSRFDKEIDPLVPKNLQAQSGIMNATECYYQINQHANKLISTLFASTGVKSNALAKDYYIKALCFKNSINTAPLDALNAYLLDPNTECQTPLKITEIEAFKKELKTHNIDLENTAQKLLKEGLIAFKQSFEKLLSSF; from the coding sequence ATGCAAGAATTTAGTTTGTGGTGCGATTTTATAGAAAGGGATTTTTTAGAAAACGATTTTTTAAAGCTCATCAATAAGGGGGCTATTTGCGGGGCGACGAGTAACCCTAGTTTGTTTTGTGAAGCGATCACAAAAAGCGCGTTTTATCAAGATGAAATCGCTAAACTCAAAGGCCAAAAAGCTAAAGAAATTTATGAAACTCTGGCGCTAAAGGATATTGTACAAGCTTCTAGCGCGTTAATGCCTTTATATGAAAAAGACCCTAATAATGGCTACATTAGCCTAGAAATTGACCCTTTTTTAGAAGATGATGCCATTAAAAGCATTGATGAAGCCAAGCGGTTGTTCAAAGCATTAAACCGCCCTAATGTGATGATTAAAGTCCCGGCGAGTGAAAGCGGTCTTGAAGTGATTAGCGCTTTGACTAAAGCCTCTATCCCCATTAATGTAACTTTAGTTTTTTCGCCTAAAATTGCTAGTGAAATCGCTCAAATCTTAGCCAAAGAAGCACAAAAAAGAGCGGTCATTAGCGTGTTTGTCTCACGATTTGACAAAGAAATAGACCCACTAGTGCCAAAAAACTTGCAAGCTCAAAGCGGGATCATGAACGCTACCGAATGCTATTACCAAATCAACCAACATGCCAATAAGCTAATAAGCACCCTTTTTGCGTCCACCGGCGTTAAATCCAACGCTTTAGCTAAAGATTACTATATTAAAGCGCTGTGTTTTAAAAACTCTATCAACACAGCCCCCCTAGACGCCCTAAACGCTTATTTGCTTGACCCAAACACCGAGTGTCAAACCCCTTTAAAAATCACAGAAATTGAAGCGTTTAAAAAAGAATTAAAAACGCACAACATTGATTTAGAAAACACCGCCCAAAAACTCCTTAAAGAAGGCTTGATAGCGTTCAAACAATCCTTTGAAAAGCTTTTAAGCAGTTTTTGA
- a CDS encoding TolC family protein produces MKKTTLFVLGLLFNSSLSAVDGISQTEPSSLNLAENSLPLNHPNAQKLSLKNAWARVLSNHEGLHAQEYAIKRASKMKLAAKLSFLPQIDLSAFYVYLSNPIKMDFASQKQAGVQKATNQIHQGLQNIQQNIPPQVLTPQIQAGMQGVMQGFGALSSTLEAPLLFSKQNVVLGALSIIYPLYMGGARFTMVRIADLMQKDANEVYRLKKLSTFQELVSVYYGMVLNAEVSETLEEVEKGHYKHFQNALKMQKVGQIARVETLSAQVAYDKAHIASVKAKDVLEVSQLSFNSILSSKDDLAPSSKLEIHTEKNLPDLSFFVSSTLNSYPALKTLENQVQISKENTKLQIAKFLPQVHFFGSYLMKQNNSVFEDMIPNWFVGVAGRMPILSPTGRIQKYQASKLAELQVSSEQIQAKKNMELLVNKTYKETLSYLKEYKSLISSVELAKENLKLQEQAFLQGLSTNAQVIDARNTLSSIIVEQKSVAYKYIVSLANLMALSDHIDLFYEFVY; encoded by the coding sequence ATGAAAAAAACAACCCTCTTTGTATTGGGCTTACTATTCAATAGCTCTTTAAGCGCTGTTGATGGGATTTCTCAAACCGAGCCTTCTTCTTTGAATTTGGCTGAAAATAGCCTGCCTTTGAACCACCCTAACGCTCAAAAACTCTCTTTAAAAAACGCATGGGCTAGGGTGTTATCCAATCATGAAGGCTTGCATGCGCAAGAATACGCCATTAAGCGAGCGAGTAAAATGAAATTAGCGGCTAAGCTTTCTTTTTTGCCTCAAATTGATTTGAGCGCGTTTTACGTGTATCTTTCTAACCCTATTAAAATGGATTTTGCCAGCCAAAAACAAGCGGGCGTGCAAAAAGCCACCAACCAGATCCATCAAGGCTTGCAAAACATCCAGCAAAATATCCCCCCTCAAGTATTAACCCCTCAAATCCAAGCGGGCATGCAAGGGGTGATGCAAGGTTTTGGGGCTTTGAGCAGCACTTTAGAAGCCCCCTTATTGTTTTCTAAGCAAAATGTGGTGCTTGGGGCTTTGAGCATTATTTATCCCCTTTATATGGGCGGGGCAAGATTCACGATGGTGCGCATTGCGGATTTGATGCAAAAAGACGCTAACGAAGTGTATCGCTTGAAAAAGCTTTCCACTTTTCAAGAGCTTGTGAGCGTGTATTATGGCATGGTGTTAAACGCTGAAGTGTCTGAAACTTTAGAAGAGGTGGAAAAAGGCCATTACAAGCATTTCCAAAACGCTTTGAAAATGCAAAAAGTAGGGCAGATCGCTAGGGTAGAAACCTTGAGCGCTCAAGTGGCTTATGATAAGGCTCATATCGCTAGCGTTAAGGCTAAAGACGTGTTAGAGGTTTCGCAACTCTCATTCAATTCTATTCTATCCAGCAAGGACGATCTAGCGCCTTCAAGCAAATTGGAGATCCACACTGAGAAAAATCTGCCCGATCTGAGCTTTTTTGTTTCTTCCACGCTCAATTCCTACCCGGCTTTAAAAACTTTAGAAAACCAGGTTCAAATTTCTAAAGAAAACACGAAATTACAGATCGCTAAATTCTTGCCCCAAGTGCATTTTTTTGGCTCTTATCTCATGAAACAAAACAATTCGGTGTTTGAAGACATGATCCCTAATTGGTTTGTGGGCGTGGCTGGGCGCATGCCCATACTCTCCCCCACAGGACGTATCCAAAAATACCAAGCGAGCAAATTAGCGGAATTACAGGTGAGTAGCGAACAAATCCAGGCTAAAAAAAACATGGAATTGTTAGTGAATAAGACTTATAAAGAGACGCTTTCTTATTTGAAAGAATACAAGAGTTTGATTTCTAGCGTGGAATTAGCCAAAGAAAATCTAAAACTCCAAGAGCAGGCTTTTTTACAAGGCTTAAGCACGAACGCTCAAGTCATTGATGCGAGGAACACGCTTTCTTCTATCATTGTGGAGCAAAAAAGCGTGGCTTATAAATACATCGTTTCATTAGCGAATTTAATGGCGTTAAGCGATCACATTGATTTATTTTATGAATTTGTTTATTAA
- a CDS encoding LptF/LptG family permease gives MRLFRFVGWYYFKYFLIVLLALELFFVGIDSLKYADKMPDSANMIILFFTYDILFALNYTLPISLLLAMVLFYITFIKSNQYTALLSIGFSKRQILSPIFLISLFFTAVYVGLNATPFVYMEEKTQNLIYKDNSLSVSEHLLVKYNDDYVYFDKINPLLQKAQNIKVFRLKDKTLESYAEAKEAFFEDKYWILHDTTIYEMPLSFELGANALNTTRLETFKTLKNFRPKVLDTIYQNKPAVSITDALFSLHALVRQNADTKKVRSFLYVFAILPFFVPFLSVLIAYFSPSLARYENLALLGLKFIIITLVVWGLFFALGKFSISGILIPEIGVLSPFFVFLALSLWYFKKLNKRL, from the coding sequence GTGCGTTTGTTTAGATTTGTAGGGTGGTATTATTTCAAATACTTTTTAATCGTGCTTTTGGCTTTGGAATTGTTTTTTGTAGGCATTGACAGCCTAAAATACGCCGATAAAATGCCTGATTCTGCGAACATGATCATTTTATTTTTCACCTATGATATTTTATTCGCGCTCAATTACACCTTGCCTATTTCCTTGCTTTTGGCGATGGTTTTATTTTATATCACCTTCATTAAATCCAACCAATACACCGCCCTGCTCTCCATTGGCTTTTCCAAACGCCAGATTTTAAGCCCTATTTTTTTGATTAGCTTGTTTTTCACGGCTGTTTATGTGGGGTTGAACGCCACTCCTTTTGTGTATATGGAAGAAAAAACGCAAAATTTGATCTATAAAGACAATTCTTTGAGCGTTTCAGAGCATTTGTTAGTGAAGTACAACGATGATTACGTGTATTTTGATAAGATTAATCCCTTATTGCAAAAAGCCCAAAATATCAAGGTTTTTCGCCTAAAAGATAAGACTTTGGAATCTTATGCTGAAGCTAAAGAAGCTTTTTTTGAAGACAAGTATTGGATCTTGCATGACACTACTATCTATGAGATGCCCTTAAGTTTTGAACTGGGCGCGAACGCTTTAAACACCACGCGTTTAGAAACCTTTAAAACGCTCAAAAATTTCCGCCCTAAAGTTTTAGACACCATTTACCAAAACAAGCCTGCGGTTTCTATCACAGACGCTCTTTTTTCCTTGCATGCTCTAGTGCGCCAAAACGCCGACACGAAAAAAGTGCGCTCGTTTTTGTATGTGTTTGCGATTTTGCCCTTTTTTGTGCCGTTTTTAAGCGTTTTGATCGCTTATTTTTCGCCCAGTCTCGCCCGCTATGAAAACCTGGCTCTTTTAGGGCTAAAGTTTATCATCATCACGCTCGTTGTTTGGGGGCTATTCTTTGCTTTGGGGAAGTTCAGCATTTCAGGGATACTCATTCCTGAAATAGGCGTGCTATCGCCCTTTTTCGTATTCTTAGCCCTCAGTCTTTGGTATTTTAAAAAACTTAATAAGAGATTGTGA
- the pth gene encoding aminoacyl-tRNA hydrolase, with the protein MTLLVGLGNPTLRYAHTRHNAGFDILDSLVSELDLSFTFSSKHNAYLCVYKDFILLKPQTYMNLSGESVLSVKNFYKPKELLIVHDDLDLPLGVVKFKKGGGNGGHNGLKSIDALCSNSYYRLRVGISKGINITEHVLSKFYNNEEPLKNAAFEHAKNALKFFIESHDFNAMQNRFTLKKPLQIES; encoded by the coding sequence ATGACGCTTTTAGTGGGTTTAGGCAACCCTACTTTGCGTTACGCTCACACCAGACACAACGCTGGTTTTGATATTTTAGATTCGCTCGTTAGCGAGTTGGATCTTTCTTTCACTTTTTCTTCCAAACACAACGCTTATTTGTGCGTTTATAAGGATTTTATCTTACTCAAGCCCCAAACTTACATGAATTTAAGCGGCGAGAGCGTTTTAAGCGTCAAAAATTTTTACAAACCCAAAGAGCTTTTAATTGTCCATGATGACTTGGATTTACCTTTAGGCGTTGTGAAATTTAAAAAGGGTGGGGGGAATGGGGGGCATAACGGCCTAAAATCCATTGATGCCTTATGTTCTAATTCTTATTACCGCTTGAGGGTGGGGATTTCTAAAGGGATCAATATCACTGAGCATGTGCTTTCAAAATTCTACAACAACGAAGAGCCTTTAAAAAACGCTGCGTTTGAACATGCCAAAAACGCCCTAAAATTTTTTATAGAAAGCCATGATTTTAACGCCATGCAAAATCGTTTCACGCTTAAAAAACCTTTACAAATAGAAAGTTAG
- a CDS encoding NifU family protein has translation MIEFSDEDLQKPVRIVIEKIRPYLLKDGGNIEVLGVKSMKIYVALEGACKTCSSSKITLKNVIERQLKMDIHPNLEVVCLENAKEFDKL, from the coding sequence ATGATAGAATTTAGCGATGAAGATTTACAAAAACCGGTGCGTATTGTGATAGAAAAGATCCGCCCTTACTTGCTCAAAGATGGCGGTAATATTGAAGTGCTAGGGGTGAAAAGCATGAAAATTTATGTGGCTTTAGAGGGAGCGTGCAAGACTTGCTCTAGTAGTAAGATCACTTTAAAAAATGTCATTGAAAGGCAGCTTAAAATGGATATTCACCCCAATTTAGAAGTGGTGTGCTTAGAAAACGCTAAGGAGTTTGATAAGCTTTAA
- a CDS encoding hemolysin family protein — protein sequence MGRNQGAYLDPSESILMLMVAFLLVLLNAFFVLSEFALVKVRKTRLEELVKIGNSNAKLALEMSQRLDTYLSATQLGITLSSLALGWVGEPAIARLLAALLESVDLKDNSIFIHSMSVVIAFLSITFFHVVLGEIVPKSLAIAKSEKATLFAARPLHVFWVVFYPVVRLFDVIAHFFLRKMGVNPKEHEGMHSEEELKIIVGESLREGIIDSVEGEIIKNAVDFSDTSAKEIMTPRKDMVCLDEENSYEENIDIVLKSHFTRYPYCKGSKDNIIGMVHIRDLLSRSIFTPKMHDFKQIVRKMIIVPESASISQILIKMKKEQIHTALVIDEYGGTAGLLTMEDIIEEIMGEISDEYDLKQEGVNKLEEGVFELEGMLDLESVEEVLHIQFDKECEQVTLGGYVFSLLERMPMEGDTIVSHGYSFEVLSVDGARIKRLKAVKQDQGENEA from the coding sequence ATGGGGAGGAATCAAGGAGCTTATTTGGATCCGTCTGAGTCGATTTTGATGTTGATGGTTGCTTTTTTACTGGTGTTGTTGAACGCTTTTTTTGTGCTTTCAGAGTTTGCCCTTGTGAAAGTGCGTAAAACCCGCTTAGAAGAGCTGGTTAAAATCGGTAATTCCAACGCTAAACTCGCTTTAGAGATGAGTCAAAGACTAGACACTTATTTGAGCGCGACGCAGTTAGGCATCACCCTTTCTTCATTAGCTTTAGGTTGGGTGGGTGAGCCTGCTATCGCAAGGCTGTTAGCCGCGCTATTAGAGTCTGTGGATTTAAAGGATAATTCTATTTTCATCCATTCAATGAGCGTGGTTATAGCGTTTTTGAGCATCACTTTTTTTCATGTCGTGTTGGGCGAGATTGTGCCAAAGTCTTTAGCGATCGCTAAATCTGAAAAAGCCACCCTTTTTGCCGCACGCCCTTTGCATGTGTTTTGGGTGGTGTTTTATCCGGTGGTGCGTTTGTTTGATGTGATCGCTCATTTTTTTTTAAGGAAGATGGGCGTCAATCCTAAAGAGCATGAGGGCATGCATTCTGAAGAAGAGTTAAAAATCATTGTGGGCGAGAGTTTGAGAGAGGGCATCATTGATTCGGTGGAGGGCGAAATCATTAAAAACGCGGTGGATTTTTCTGACACGAGCGCTAAAGAAATCATGACCCCACGAAAAGACATGGTGTGTTTGGACGAAGAAAATAGCTATGAAGAAAATATAGACATTGTTTTAAAAAGCCACTTCACGCGCTACCCTTATTGTAAGGGTTCTAAGGATAATATTATCGGCATGGTGCATATTAGGGACTTGCTTTCTCGCTCTATTTTTACTCCCAAAATGCATGATTTCAAGCAAATCGTTAGGAAAATGATCATCGTCCCTGAAAGCGCGTCTATTTCTCAAATCCTTATTAAAATGAAAAAAGAGCAAATCCATACCGCTTTGGTGATTGATGAATACGGCGGCACGGCCGGGTTGCTCACTATGGAAGATATTATTGAAGAAATCATGGGAGAGATTAGCGACGAATACGATTTAAAACAAGAGGGCGTGAACAAGCTTGAAGAGGGCGTGTTTGAATTAGAGGGCATGCTGGATTTAGAAAGCGTAGAAGAAGTGCTTCATATCCAATTTGACAAAGAATGCGAGCAGGTAACGCTTGGGGGGTATGTTTTTAGTTTGTTAGAACGCATGCCTATGGAGGGGGATACAATCGTTTCGCATGGGTATTCTTTTGAAGTCTTAAGCGTGGATGGGGCTAGGATAAAACGCTTGAAAGCGGTTAAACAAGATCAGGGAGAAAATGAAGCATGA